The genomic region GCCTGGGTTTGGGAAAGGACCGCTACTGGCCTCTGATCGCGCCGCTGTGCACGGCCGCCGGAATCTTGAATGCCAATGGGCAGGCGTACGGTCCGGACGAACTCAAGTCCTGGTGGCAAAAAAATTGGCCCAGGACGTATACGCGATTGGACCAAAAACAAGAGGCGGCCGATTCGGGCGGCGCGGCGTATGAACAGGATTTTGCATGGTTTCAGGGGTGGATACGCTGGCAGCAACGACGATGATCGCGGCCGGTCGCTACGTTTCAATCAGCGCCGCCGGTTTGGCGGGCTTTACAGGTTGACGGTCCTTGTCCGAGAGCTCTTCTTGGGCCATCTTGAACATGACCAGTAAGAAAAGCACATAGAATGCGACCCCGACCCAGACGACATAGGATTGGACTCCGCCCGTCTCCCGGATCGCCTGTTCTCGCTTTGCCGGATCTTCTCCGCTCTTGCGTTTGATCTCACCGATCTGTTCGCGGCAATGCCAGTAGTAGACGTAATTGCCCGTTGCGCCGGCCATGATGCTCCACACGATGCCGACCGTGACATCTCCGGTCAGATACGTGGAAACCATCGGGCCGATGGCATAGACCATCGCGTAGAGATACATCTTCCGGTACAGAAACCAGAGAAAGGAGATGAACAGGAAGGCAGGCCAGTTCCACGTCAGTGCGAACTGGGGCGCCTGCGCCGACCCGAACTTTTTGAATTGCTCAACATACCGATCCGCATGGGGGCCGATAAAGGCCTTCCACAGCTCTACGTCGGTCAGGGTCGTGCCCTCAGCCGAGGAAAAAGCCGGTTGGGTCTCGACGGCCGAAGAAAGATTCGCTCCGCACTGGTAGCAGTATTTGGAATCGTCCTGATTCTGTTGCGTGCACTGAGGACAGGGTTGCATCGGCTGAGACTATCACATCGGGAGACTGGCTGGGAGGGAGGCTTCACGGTTGCTTTCAGGGGCGTCCTATGCTAGCGTCCCTTTCTTTACAAGGGGATACGACTGTCATGCCCACGGAAGAACTCAAGAACACGTCCGATCAGATCTTGATGGGCACCTACACCCGTCAGCCGATTTCGATCGTGAGAGGCCGCGGGATGAAGGTCTACGACCTCGAAGGACGGGAATACACCGACTTCGTCGCCGGGGTGGCCGTCAATGTATTGGGACACGGCCATCCGGATCTCGTCGCGGCCATTCAGAGGCAGGCGGCTCAACTCATCCATGCGTCCAACCTCTATTATACCGAGCCGCAGGTAAAGCTGGCCCAAATGCTCGTTGATCACTCTTTTGCCGAGAGAGTCTTCTTCTGTAACAGCGGTGCCGAGGCCAATGAAGCGGCGATCAAACTGGCTCGGCGCTATTCCCACGGCAAGTACGGGCCGGGTCGGCATGAGATCGTGACCATGAAGAACTCGTTCCATGGCCGTACGATGGCGACGCTCACGGCGACGGGACAGGACAAAGTGCAGAAGGGATACGAGCCGTTGCTGCCCGGCTTTTCCTATGTCGAGTTCAATCATTTTGCGAAGCTGGAGCAGGCCATAGGGGACAAGACCGCGGCGGTCATGATCGAACCGATTCAGGGTGAAGGCGGCGTGCACGTCGCCGATCGTGAATATCTCAAGGCGGTGCGCGAACTGTGTACACGCCGGGACATGCTTCTGATTTTCGACGAGGTGCAAACCGGTATGGGGCGCACCGGGACACTCTTCGCGTACGAGCAGTTCGGAGTCGAACCGGACATCATGACCTTGGCCAAAGGGCTCGGCGGAGGCTTGCCGATCGGCGCGTGCCTCGCCAAGGATTCGGTGGCGCAATCCATGCCGCCGGGTTCGCATGGGTCCACGTTCGGCGGTAATCCGCTTGCGTGTGCAGCGGCCCTGGCGGTGTTCCGCGTGTTGCTCGAAGGCCGGGTGCTCGATCATGCCCGACAGATGGGCGACTATTTGGCAAAAGGGCTTCTCGAATGCAAGGACCGTCATCATGCGGTGCGCGCGGTGCGGGGGCTCGGCCTCCTGCAAGGAATGGAAGTGGAGATCGACGCCAAGAGCGTCGTCAGCGAATGTTTGCGGCGTGGCATGCTCATCAATGCGACCAGTGAGCGCGTCTTGCGATTTATCCCCCCGCTGATTGTCACCGAGCGTGACATCGATCGGTTGATCGAGGTCCTGTCTCACGTATTCAACCGGCATACGATGGAATCGCCGGGACATTGACCGTCTGGGTATCCGAATGACGCGACGATCTCGCCGCACGTCTGGATTGGGAAAAGATCTGCTGGATGTTGCGGCGATCCCGCGCGGCGAGATCGAATACCTGCTGACCCTCGCGGCCCGCTTGAAGGACAAGCAGCGTCGAGGCCTCCCCCATCCGTTGCTCCAAGGCAAAACCCTGGGACTCCTGTTTCAGAAGCCTTCGACGCGCACCAGAGTGTCATTCGAAGCGGGCATGAATCAGCTGGGCGGCCATGCGCTGGTCCTGCCGATGGGCGACATTCAGCTGTCACGCGGCGAGAGCGTCGCCGACACGGCGCGGGTATTGTCCCGATATCTGGACGGGATCGTCATCCGCACCTACAACCATGCGACCGTGGAGGAGTGGGCCGCCGAAGCCACCATGCCGGTGATCAACGGATTGACCGACCTGAGCCACCCGTGTCAGGCCCTGTCCGATTTGCTGACGATCCGCGAAAAAAAAGGAAGGCTTCGAGGCCTGAAGATCGCCTACGTGGGCGACGGCAACAATGTCGCGAACTCGCTCATCGAAGCAACCGCGAAGACGGGCATGACGATCGCGCTCGGCTGTCCGTCCGGCTATCAACCGGACCAACACGTCATCGATCGGGCGAGGCTGGAAGCGGCCGGTACGGGAGCCGCGATCGAACTGGGGCATGATCCGCAGATCGCCGTCAAGGAAGCCGACGTGATCTATGCCGACGTGTGGATCAGCATGGGTCGTGAACGGGAACAGGCGCGACGACTCAAAGTGCTGGCTCCCTACCAGGTGAACGCCCGTCTCGTCGGCCGGGCGAAGCCCGACGCCATCGTCATGCATTGCTTGCCCGCCCACCGGGGTGAAGAAATTACCGAGGAAGTGCTGGACGGTCCGCAATCCGTCATCATCGATCAAGCCGAGAACCGGTTGCATATGCAGAAGGCCATTTTGACCAGGCTCCTGGGGAAAAGGAAACAACGCGCATCATGACTCGCCCTATCAAGAAGGTGGTGCTCGCCTATTCCGGCGGGCTCGATACGTCGGTGATCCTCAAGTGGCTTCAGGAAACCTACGAAGCCGAGGTCATCGCGTTCTGTGCCGATCTCGGACAGGGAGAAGACCTCAAGGCCGTCAAAGCCAAGGCGCGTGCACTCGGAGTGAAAAACGTCTACGTCGAGGACCTTCGCGAGACGTTCGTCGCGGATTATGTGTTTCCGATGTTGCGCGGCAATGCGATGTACGAAGGGTCCTATCTCTTGGGGACCTCGATCGCCCGGCCGTTGATCGCCCGCCGTCAGGCTGAAATCGCCTTGAAGGAAGGGGCCGAGGCCGTCTCTCACGGCGCCACCGGCAAGGGAAACGACCAGGTCCGGTTCGAGCTGACCTACACCGCGCTGGCTCCCCGACTCAAGGTCATCGCCCCATGGCGGGAATGGAGCATGAGGTCCCGCCGGGAATTGATCGAATACGCCGAGCGGCACCATATTCCCGTCACGGCGACGAAGGCCAAGCCGTACAGCATGGATCTGAATCTGTTTCACGTGAGTTACGAGGGGGGCATTCTGGAAGATCCCTGGGAAGCGCCGCCGGATGAAATCTTTCAGATGACGGTCTCACCGGAACAGGCGCCGAACCGGGCGATCGAAGTCGCCATTGGCTACGAAGCGGGAAATCCCGTGGCCGTGGACGGAAAAAACATGAGCCCGGCCCGGCTGCTGGCCCACCTCAACAAGCTGGGTGGAGCGCATGGGATCGGGCGCGTCGATCTCGTCGAAAACCGCTATGTCGGCATGAAGTCGCGCGGTGTCTATGAAACGCCGGGAGGCACGATTCTCCACGTCGCCCATCGGGGGCTCGAATCCCTGACGATGGATCGGGAGGTGCTCCATCTCAGGGACAGCCTGATCCCACGCTACGCGGATCTGATTTACAACGGATACTGGTTCAGTCCCGAGCGGGAAATGATTCAGGTGGCGATCGATGAGGCCCAGCGAGACGTGACCGGCACCGCGCGGGTCAAGCTCTATAAGGGGAACTGCATCCTCGTCGGTCGGCGGTCGAAACAGTCGCTCTACCGGCTCGATATCGCCACGTTCGAGGAAGACGAGGTGTACAATCAAAAGGACGCGGAAGGCTTCATCCGTTTGAACGCCTTGCGTCTGAAAATCCGGGCGCAGCGGAAGAAGGCCTCGTCCTGATGGCCGGCAGGGGCAACCGTCAGCGCCGGGCCGCAGCCGGAAAAGCCTGGGAAGGGCGGTTCCGCGAAAAGACGAATCGGCTGGTGGAGGCCTTTACCGGGTCAGTCGGCGTCGACGGCCGCATGTATGCCGAGGACATTCAGGGCAGCATCGCCCATTGCAAAACGCTGAGAAAGGCGGGTGTTCTCTCGGCGGCCGATACCACCGCCATCGTTCGCGGCCTGGAAGCCGTTCAGACCGAATTGGACCGCGGACGGTTCCGATTTTTACCCGAAGACGAAGACATTCATATGGCGATCGAACGGCGATTGACGGAGATGATCGGTCCGGTCGGCGGGAAGCTGCATACCGGTCGAAGCCGAAACGATCAAGTCGCATTGGACATCCGGCTCTATCTCCGCAGTCATTTGGGGCATCTGCAGGAGGCATTGCAAGAGTTTCAACGGGTCCTCGTCGCCAAAGCGAAGGCCAATCGCACCGTCGTCATGCCGGGCTATACGCATCTGCAGCGGGCTCAGCCGATACTCTTTGCGCATCACCTGTTGGCCTATGTGGACATGATCGCGCGCGACAGGAGCCGGTTGGAGGATGCCTATGCCAGGCTCAACGTCATGCCGTTGGGATCGGGAGCCTTGGCCGGGACGAATTATCCCATAGACCGCCGCTACACGGCGGGGTTATTGGGATTTCCCGCCGTGACGACGAACAGCCTCGACGCGGTGTCCGATCGCGACTTCATGATCGAAGTCGCCGCCGCTCTGTCGATCGTGATGATGCACCTGTCCCGCTTGAGCGAAGAATTGATCGTCTGGTCGTCGCAGGAATTCCGGTTTGTGGATTTACCGGACGGGTTCTGCACCGGCAGCAGCATGATGCCGCAAAAGAAAAACCCGGACGTACCGGAACTCATCCGCGGCAAGACCGGCAGGGTGTATGGGCAGTTGATGAATCTGTTGACCACCTTGAAGGCGTTGCCGCTGAGTTATAATAGAGACCTCCAGGAGGACAAACCGGCGCTGTTCGATGCACTGGAGACGGTCATGTCCTCGGTGCGGGTCATGGCCGAATTGATGCGGCGATTGAAGATGAATCGAGAGGTGCTGGAAGAAGCGGTTCGGAAGGGCCATCTGCTCGCCACCGAGTTGGCGGATTATCTGGTGGCGCGGGGCGTGCCGTTCCGCGAGGCTCATGCGGTCACCGGCCGCATCGTCCGAAGCGCGGTGGACAGCAAGCGGGAGCTGTCCGATTTTTCCCTGGAAGAATTTCGGACGTTTTCCGACCGCATCGAAAAGGGAGTGTTCACCCGTCTGTCCGTTCCGGCTGCGATCGACCGGAAGGCGCAGGTCGGCGGGACGGCCAGGGTGCGAGTCGAACAGCGCATCAGGGAGT from Nitrospira japonica harbors:
- a CDS encoding acetylornithine transaminase, which codes for MPTEELKNTSDQILMGTYTRQPISIVRGRGMKVYDLEGREYTDFVAGVAVNVLGHGHPDLVAAIQRQAAQLIHASNLYYTEPQVKLAQMLVDHSFAERVFFCNSGAEANEAAIKLARRYSHGKYGPGRHEIVTMKNSFHGRTMATLTATGQDKVQKGYEPLLPGFSYVEFNHFAKLEQAIGDKTAAVMIEPIQGEGGVHVADREYLKAVRELCTRRDMLLIFDEVQTGMGRTGTLFAYEQFGVEPDIMTLAKGLGGGLPIGACLAKDSVAQSMPPGSHGSTFGGNPLACAAALAVFRVLLEGRVLDHARQMGDYLAKGLLECKDRHHAVRAVRGLGLLQGMEVEIDAKSVVSECLRRGMLINATSERVLRFIPPLIVTERDIDRLIEVLSHVFNRHTMESPGH
- a CDS encoding DUF2628 domain-containing protein; translation: MQPCPQCTQQNQDDSKYCYQCGANLSSAVETQPAFSSAEGTTLTDVELWKAFIGPHADRYVEQFKKFGSAQAPQFALTWNWPAFLFISFLWFLYRKMYLYAMVYAIGPMVSTYLTGDVTVGIVWSIMAGATGNYVYYWHCREQIGEIKRKSGEDPAKREQAIRETGGVQSYVVWVGVAFYVLFLLVMFKMAQEELSDKDRQPVKPAKPAALIET
- the argH gene encoding argininosuccinate lyase encodes the protein MAGRGNRQRRAAAGKAWEGRFREKTNRLVEAFTGSVGVDGRMYAEDIQGSIAHCKTLRKAGVLSAADTTAIVRGLEAVQTELDRGRFRFLPEDEDIHMAIERRLTEMIGPVGGKLHTGRSRNDQVALDIRLYLRSHLGHLQEALQEFQRVLVAKAKANRTVVMPGYTHLQRAQPILFAHHLLAYVDMIARDRSRLEDAYARLNVMPLGSGALAGTNYPIDRRYTAGLLGFPAVTTNSLDAVSDRDFMIEVAAALSIVMMHLSRLSEELIVWSSQEFRFVDLPDGFCTGSSMMPQKKNPDVPELIRGKTGRVYGQLMNLLTTLKALPLSYNRDLQEDKPALFDALETVMSSVRVMAELMRRLKMNREVLEEAVRKGHLLATELADYLVARGVPFREAHAVTGRIVRSAVDSKRELSDFSLEEFRTFSDRIEKGVFTRLSVPAAIDRKAQVGGTARVRVEQRIRELERSL
- the argF gene encoding ornithine carbamoyltransferase, which translates into the protein MTRRSRRTSGLGKDLLDVAAIPRGEIEYLLTLAARLKDKQRRGLPHPLLQGKTLGLLFQKPSTRTRVSFEAGMNQLGGHALVLPMGDIQLSRGESVADTARVLSRYLDGIVIRTYNHATVEEWAAEATMPVINGLTDLSHPCQALSDLLTIREKKGRLRGLKIAYVGDGNNVANSLIEATAKTGMTIALGCPSGYQPDQHVIDRARLEAAGTGAAIELGHDPQIAVKEADVIYADVWISMGREREQARRLKVLAPYQVNARLVGRAKPDAIVMHCLPAHRGEEITEEVLDGPQSVIIDQAENRLHMQKAILTRLLGKRKQRAS
- a CDS encoding argininosuccinate synthase, with the protein product MTRPIKKVVLAYSGGLDTSVILKWLQETYEAEVIAFCADLGQGEDLKAVKAKARALGVKNVYVEDLRETFVADYVFPMLRGNAMYEGSYLLGTSIARPLIARRQAEIALKEGAEAVSHGATGKGNDQVRFELTYTALAPRLKVIAPWREWSMRSRRELIEYAERHHIPVTATKAKPYSMDLNLFHVSYEGGILEDPWEAPPDEIFQMTVSPEQAPNRAIEVAIGYEAGNPVAVDGKNMSPARLLAHLNKLGGAHGIGRVDLVENRYVGMKSRGVYETPGGTILHVAHRGLESLTMDREVLHLRDSLIPRYADLIYNGYWFSPEREMIQVAIDEAQRDVTGTARVKLYKGNCILVGRRSKQSLYRLDIATFEEDEVYNQKDAEGFIRLNALRLKIRAQRKKASS